In the genome of Raphanus sativus cultivar WK10039 chromosome 4, ASM80110v3, whole genome shotgun sequence, one region contains:
- the LOC108832209 gene encoding uncharacterized protein LOC108832209 isoform X1, protein MVMGLNQEEIKKKTFIGLGLGQILSLLCTCNVFTSSELARKGINVPTTQSFLSYMLLAIFYGGIMLYQRPTIKGKWYLYLLLALADVEANFLAVKANQYTSITSVMLLDCWAIPCVLVLTWVFLKTRYRLMKISGMVICILGVVLVVFSDVHAGSRAGGNNPLKGDFLVVGGATLYAVSNTTEEFLVKDANTVELMTFMGFFGAIISAIQIVIFERGELKAIEWSAEAAFPFLRFAVTMFLFYSLLPVLLKTNGSAMFTLSLLTSDMWAVLIRIFAYHEKVDWIYYLAFATTTIGLIIYSMKEKDEEEQKDEQRKLLDGENGETLRVSW, encoded by the exons ATGGTAATGGGTTTGAATCAAGAGGAGATCAAGAAGAAGACTTTTATTGGACTTGGATTGGGACAGATCCTCTCCCTTCTCTGTACTTGTAATGTCTTCACATCTTCTGAACTCGCCAGAAAAG GAATTAATGTTCCAACAACACAATCGTTCCTCAGCTATATGTTACTTGCGATTTTCTATGGAGGTATCATGCTATATCAAAGACCCACAATTAAG GGCAAGTGGTATCTCTATTTACTACTAGCTTTAGCTGATGTAGAGGCGAATTTTCTCG CGGTGAAGGCGAATCAGTACACATCTATAACAAGTGTGATGCTACTGGACTGCTGGGCCATCCCTTGCGTTTTGGTGTTGACTTGGGTTTTCCTGAAAACAAGATACAGATTGATGAAGATTAGTGGTATGGTTATATGTATCCTTGGTGTTGTGTTAGTAGTTTTCTCCGACGTCCATGCAGGGAGTCGAGCAG GAGGAAATAATCCTCTTAAAGGAGATTTTCTTGTTGTAGGTGGAGCAACCTTATATGCTGTCAGTAATACCACCGAG GAGTTTCTTGTGAAGGATGCAAACACTGTTGAGCTTATGACTTTCATGGGATTTTTCGGCGCCATTATTAGTGCCATTCAAAT AGTCATATTTGAACGTGGTGAGCTTAAAGCTATTGAATGGTCAGCTGAGGCT GCTTTTCCTTTTCTTAGGTTCGCAGTCACCATGTTTCTCTTCTACTCATTACTCCCGGTTTTACTCAAG ACAAATGGTTCAGCAATGTTCACCCTCTCGTTACTCACATCAGACATGTGGGCCGTTTTGATCCGCATTTTCGCTTATCATGAGAAG GTTGATTGGATATACTACTTGGCATTTGCTACTACAACTATTGGACTGATCATATATTCAAT GAAGGAGAAAGATGAGGAGGAACAAAAAGATGAGCAGAGAAAGCTGTTGGACGGGGAGAATGGTGAAACACTTCGAGTCAGTTGGTAA
- the LOC108832209 gene encoding uncharacterized protein LOC108832209 isoform X2: protein MVMGLNQEEIKKKTFIGLGLGQILSLLCTCNVFTSSELARKGINVPTTQSFLSYMLLAIFYGGIMLYQRPTIKGKWYLYLLLALADVEANFLAVKANQYTSITSVMLLDCWAIPCVLVLTWVFLKTRYRLMKISGMVICILGVVLVVFSDVHAGSRAGGATLYAVSNTTEEFLVKDANTVELMTFMGFFGAIISAIQIVIFERGELKAIEWSAEAAFPFLRFAVTMFLFYSLLPVLLKTNGSAMFTLSLLTSDMWAVLIRIFAYHEKVDWIYYLAFATTTIGLIIYSMKEKDEEEQKDEQRKLLDGENGETLRVSW from the exons ATGGTAATGGGTTTGAATCAAGAGGAGATCAAGAAGAAGACTTTTATTGGACTTGGATTGGGACAGATCCTCTCCCTTCTCTGTACTTGTAATGTCTTCACATCTTCTGAACTCGCCAGAAAAG GAATTAATGTTCCAACAACACAATCGTTCCTCAGCTATATGTTACTTGCGATTTTCTATGGAGGTATCATGCTATATCAAAGACCCACAATTAAG GGCAAGTGGTATCTCTATTTACTACTAGCTTTAGCTGATGTAGAGGCGAATTTTCTCG CGGTGAAGGCGAATCAGTACACATCTATAACAAGTGTGATGCTACTGGACTGCTGGGCCATCCCTTGCGTTTTGGTGTTGACTTGGGTTTTCCTGAAAACAAGATACAGATTGATGAAGATTAGTGGTATGGTTATATGTATCCTTGGTGTTGTGTTAGTAGTTTTCTCCGACGTCCATGCAGGGAGTCGAGCAG GTGGAGCAACCTTATATGCTGTCAGTAATACCACCGAG GAGTTTCTTGTGAAGGATGCAAACACTGTTGAGCTTATGACTTTCATGGGATTTTTCGGCGCCATTATTAGTGCCATTCAAAT AGTCATATTTGAACGTGGTGAGCTTAAAGCTATTGAATGGTCAGCTGAGGCT GCTTTTCCTTTTCTTAGGTTCGCAGTCACCATGTTTCTCTTCTACTCATTACTCCCGGTTTTACTCAAG ACAAATGGTTCAGCAATGTTCACCCTCTCGTTACTCACATCAGACATGTGGGCCGTTTTGATCCGCATTTTCGCTTATCATGAGAAG GTTGATTGGATATACTACTTGGCATTTGCTACTACAACTATTGGACTGATCATATATTCAAT GAAGGAGAAAGATGAGGAGGAACAAAAAGATGAGCAGAGAAAGCTGTTGGACGGGGAGAATGGTGAAACACTTCGAGTCAGTTGGTAA
- the LOC130494360 gene encoding PTI1-like tyrosine-protein kinase 3 isoform X1, whose protein sequence is MYSMDSDYHRHGLAADDRSPVYFVRLDKPRAVDDLYIGKREKMRRWLCCACHVEEPYHASENEHLRSPKHRIDYGYNKRAPIALKPAGLKEPPSIDVPALSLDELKEKTDNFGSKSLIGEGSYGRAYYATLKDGKGVAVKKLDNAAEPESNVEFLTQVSRVSKLQHENFVQLFGYCVEGNLRILAYEFATMGSLHDILHGRKGVQGAQPGPTLDWIQRVRIAVDAARGLEYLHEKAQPVVIHRDIRSSNVLLFEDFKAKIADFNLSNQSPDMAARLHSTRVLGTFGYHAPEYAMTGQLTQKSDVYSFGVVLLELLTGRKPVDHTMPRGQQSLVTWATPRLSEDKVKQCVDPKLKGDYPPKAVAKLAAVAALCVQYESEFRPNMSIVVKALQPLLRSSTAVAVQSQGI, encoded by the exons ATGTATTCAATGGATTCTGATTACCATCGCCATGGTCTCGCG GCAGACGATCGATCACCAGTCTACTTTGTTCGGCTAGATAAACCGAGAGCAGTAGACGATCTCTACATAGGCAAGAGAGAAAAGATGCGTAGGTGGCTGTGCTGCGCTTGCCACGTGGAAGAGCCTTACCATGCTTCTGAAAACGAGCACCTGAGAAGCCCTAAGCACCGTATTGATTACG GGTACAATAAAAGAGCACCTATTGCTTTGAAGCCTGCTGGTTTAAAAGAGCCACCATCTATCGATGTCCCTGCATTGTCGTTAGATGAGTTGAAAGAGAAGACAGATAACTTTGGATCAAAGTCTCTGATCGGTGAAGGATCCTACGGAAGAGCCTACTACGCAACTTTGAAAGATGGGAAAGGTGTGGCGGTCAAGAAGCTTGACAATGCAGCTGAGCCTGAGTCAAACGTCGAGTTCTTGACTCAGGTCTCGAGGGTTTCCAAGCTGCAGCATGAGAATTTCGTTCAGCTCTTTGGTTACTGTGTTGAAGGGAATCTCAGGATCCTTGCTTATGAGTTTGCTACTATGGGGTCTTTGCATGACATCTTGCATGGGAGGAAAGGTGTCCAGGGAGCACAGCCAGGTCCAACTCTTGATTGGATCCAAAGGGTGAGAATCGCTGTTGATGCAGCGAGAGGGCTTGAGTATTTACATGAGAAGGCTCAGCCTGTGGTGATACACAGAGATATTCGTTCTAGCAATGTGCTTCTCTTTGAAGACTTCAAAGCCAAGATTGCTGATTTTAATCTGTCTAATCAGTCTCCTGATATGGCTGCTCGTCTTCATTCCACTAGAGTCTTGGGAACCTTCGGTTACCATGCACCAGAGTATGCTATGACTGGTCAGCTGACGCAGAAGAGTGATGTTTATAGTTTCGGTGTGGTGCTTTTGGAGCTCTTGACCGGTAGAAAGCCTGTTGATCATACAATGCCACGTGGCCAGCAAAGTCTTGTCACTTGGGCTACTCCGAGGCTGAGTGAAGACAAAGTGAAGCAATGTGTTGATCCAAAACTCAAAGGAGACTATCCTCCTAAAGCAGTTGCAAAG CTCGCGGCTGTTGCAGCGTTGTGTGTGCAATATGAATCAGAGTTTAGGCCGAACATGAGCATTGTGGTAAAAGCTCTACAACCTTTGCTGAGGTCATCAACAGCAGTAGCTGTTCAATCACAGGGAATATGA
- the LOC130494360 gene encoding PTI1-like tyrosine-protein kinase 3 isoform X2: MRRWLCCACHVEEPYHASENEHLRSPKHRIDYGYNKRAPIALKPAGLKEPPSIDVPALSLDELKEKTDNFGSKSLIGEGSYGRAYYATLKDGKGVAVKKLDNAAEPESNVEFLTQVSRVSKLQHENFVQLFGYCVEGNLRILAYEFATMGSLHDILHGRKGVQGAQPGPTLDWIQRVRIAVDAARGLEYLHEKAQPVVIHRDIRSSNVLLFEDFKAKIADFNLSNQSPDMAARLHSTRVLGTFGYHAPEYAMTGQLTQKSDVYSFGVVLLELLTGRKPVDHTMPRGQQSLVTWATPRLSEDKVKQCVDPKLKGDYPPKAVAKLAAVAALCVQYESEFRPNMSIVVKALQPLLRSSTAVAVQSQGI; this comes from the exons ATGCGTAGGTGGCTGTGCTGCGCTTGCCACGTGGAAGAGCCTTACCATGCTTCTGAAAACGAGCACCTGAGAAGCCCTAAGCACCGTATTGATTACG GGTACAATAAAAGAGCACCTATTGCTTTGAAGCCTGCTGGTTTAAAAGAGCCACCATCTATCGATGTCCCTGCATTGTCGTTAGATGAGTTGAAAGAGAAGACAGATAACTTTGGATCAAAGTCTCTGATCGGTGAAGGATCCTACGGAAGAGCCTACTACGCAACTTTGAAAGATGGGAAAGGTGTGGCGGTCAAGAAGCTTGACAATGCAGCTGAGCCTGAGTCAAACGTCGAGTTCTTGACTCAGGTCTCGAGGGTTTCCAAGCTGCAGCATGAGAATTTCGTTCAGCTCTTTGGTTACTGTGTTGAAGGGAATCTCAGGATCCTTGCTTATGAGTTTGCTACTATGGGGTCTTTGCATGACATCTTGCATGGGAGGAAAGGTGTCCAGGGAGCACAGCCAGGTCCAACTCTTGATTGGATCCAAAGGGTGAGAATCGCTGTTGATGCAGCGAGAGGGCTTGAGTATTTACATGAGAAGGCTCAGCCTGTGGTGATACACAGAGATATTCGTTCTAGCAATGTGCTTCTCTTTGAAGACTTCAAAGCCAAGATTGCTGATTTTAATCTGTCTAATCAGTCTCCTGATATGGCTGCTCGTCTTCATTCCACTAGAGTCTTGGGAACCTTCGGTTACCATGCACCAGAGTATGCTATGACTGGTCAGCTGACGCAGAAGAGTGATGTTTATAGTTTCGGTGTGGTGCTTTTGGAGCTCTTGACCGGTAGAAAGCCTGTTGATCATACAATGCCACGTGGCCAGCAAAGTCTTGTCACTTGGGCTACTCCGAGGCTGAGTGAAGACAAAGTGAAGCAATGTGTTGATCCAAAACTCAAAGGAGACTATCCTCCTAAAGCAGTTGCAAAG CTCGCGGCTGTTGCAGCGTTGTGTGTGCAATATGAATCAGAGTTTAGGCCGAACATGAGCATTGTGGTAAAAGCTCTACAACCTTTGCTGAGGTCATCAACAGCAGTAGCTGTTCAATCACAGGGAATATGA